Within Hydra vulgaris chromosome 02, alternate assembly HydraT2T_AEP, the genomic segment CAAGTATCATTCGATGTAATAAACCTTTAACCACTAATTCCATTTAAAGAAGCTACTTTTATTCTTATAgatcaattaaataaagatgattCCTACAGGTGTTTTACCAAGCTTACTATATCAGAAACAAAAACACTTATAGAGCTTTGTTTACATCGTTGCTATTTTTTGCGGAACAACAAGATCCATGAATCGGAGAATTCCGGTCCTATTGGTCTTTTATTCATGTTTGTATTGGCAGAATCTTTTTTGCAACATCACGAAGAAAATGCCTTCAAAATTGCAAAGACGTTAAATCCTCCTCTTGACTTAAAATCCTATCTAAGATACGTCGATGATAGCCAGGCTAGATTTTCAAACATCCAAGAAGcagagaaatttaaaataatcttaaataaacAACACCCTGCAATACAATACACAGAAGAGACAGAAAACCATAACAAAACTCTGAATTTCCTagatataacaataataaataacagcAAAGGTAAGTATGAGTGTAAAGTCTACAGAAAAGAAGCCAGgacaaatattcaaataaaaccGCACTCGAATCATGACCCTAAAATTTTATGCGCAATATTCAAAGGTTATGTTCACAGGGCATACTCCATATGCAGTgttacacatttaaaaaatgagataaactttcttattcaagtttttaatgaaaatgggTACACGGAAAGCCAGCTAAAAAGTATTGCAAACCAAATTAGGAAAAAACGCTACGTAAAGAACAATAGAATTCAATCCGAGAACAATGCTTTCCCAACAGTATCATTACACTGGATACCTTCACTATCACCAAAGTTAaggaaaatatttagaaaagttgGCTATAGagtagtttttaaatcaaatcctAATTTAAGAACAATAGTAACAGGTAAAAACAAATCTAGATTGCCCCTAAATAGCCAGCCTGGTACATATTTAGTTGAATGCAATTGCTcgaaaaaatatgtaagagaaaTAAAATTACAAGTTAAAACAAGAAttcaacaacaccaaaaaattttaaatgatggCAAGCATCATCAGTTAGCAATTACAACACATGGCAAGTtttgctctgaaaaaaaaaattgggagaaaattaaaactctcaaagttgaaactaaaaaattcgACCGTAAAGTACGAGAAGCACTTGAAATACAGAGACACCAATGTTTCCCATCGAAAGGCGGAATAAATCTCGATAATGGGCAATTtgtcaaaactaaattttggacaccattttttatattcttgcGTAACGAAAAAAGATGCCATTCAACTGCTGACgtcagttaaaaatttttttttattaaactgttttttaacgttcaaaaacttttgtaataGTTTACgagctgatgatgctggtatCCATAACCCAGTGAAAACTtctcaaaattaattattatttgtattaatagAATTCGTATTGTTTGATGTTTTCCTATTATTATAACATACACTCCTATACACAATGTCTACACtgaaatcatatatatataaatatatatacatatatatatatatatatatatatatatatatatatatatatatatttatatatttatatatatatatatatatatatatatatatatatatatatatatatatatatatatatatatatatatatatatatatatatctagctTATTGCAAATTAAGGTTTTAGTTaactatttgtttttatctttttttcggTTTTTTTAACGGAATGGTCCTCTTTTGTTTGATGtagtatttaaacaatttttttatttattgtatgcAAGTATTAGCAAATAactttacatataaatatacatacatatatatatatatatatatatatatatatatatatatatatatatatatatatatatatatatatatatatatatacatatatatacacatgttagtatatacatatatatacatatatatatatatatatatatatatatatatatatatatatatatatatatatatataaatatatatatatatatttatatatatatatatatatatatatatatatatatatatatatatatatatatatataatacatatgtTACTGTTACCCGCAGTACCAGGATTTAGCTAAAtgctaatgtttataatataatttaatattgcaacTCTGAGTTTCATGTGTTATCACAACCATCAGGCAAGtagtaaaagtttaattttgctaCGATTTGTTTAGTGGACGTTAcggtttatatttgtattttagatcGTTACGGGACGGAAATTGATTAGTAGTTaggttaataatattattaatttgtttttagttggcTAATAATTGTGAAATAGTGTTatgtttaatgttgtttaaaatattctcTATGTGTTAATGTGTATTATTTgtgtattacaaaataataaaataaaaataaaaattaaatatgatataaaaatatacaggTGAGTGGAAAACCAGATACAACAACCACAAATCatcatttaacaatattaaatacaaaaattctaCCGCCCTATAAAACTATGTCTgggatttaaaaaacaatcttaatGAAACCCCTATGCTAACATGGTCTATTCTCAAATCAGTACCCCCCTACTCAAATATTTCCAAAAGATGCCCACTATTTCTGTATGAGAAATTTACTATTATATCATATCCAAGACCTGAAGAACTGTTAAATAAGAGAACCGAAATTAAATCAAAGTGCCTCCACgaaaataaattcttattaaaaaattacaaagctCGCTACAAACCTGACtaacaactataaataaaaataactatactaATTACACACATACACagcttttgtaatatatttcataattttatgtatatttttatatcatatttaattcttatttttattttattattttgtaataaacaaataatacacATTAACACATAgagaatattttaaacaacattaaacataaaactatTTCACAACTATTAgccaactaaaaacaaattaataatattattaacctAACTACTAATCAATTTCCGTCCCGTAACGacctaaaatacaaatataaaccgTAACGTCCACTAAACAAATCGtagcaaaattaaacttttactaCTTGCCTGATGATTGTGATAACACATGAAACTCAGAgttgcaatattaaattatattataaacattagcatttagctaattcctggAACTGCGGGTAAcagttacatatatattatatacctCTAGTTTATCTATTGAGCACACTttcaagtataaaatattatacataataatataaagatattttctttattcatatatatatacacttacgtatatatatatatatatatatatatatatatatatatatatatatatatatatatatatatatatatatatatatatatatatatatgtaaatatatattaaatgtctctctctctctctctctctctctctctctctctctctctatatatatatatatatatatatatatatataaatatatatatatatatatatatatatatatatatatatatttatatatatatatatatatatatatatatttatatatatatacatatatatatatatatatatatatatatatatatatatatatatatatatatatatatatattaaatcaatCCAATATAATATGATTTCATCATAATATATCGTATTGATTTAATACTTGAAACTTAATTTAACTtacttagttttaaatatttttaaaggcCACCGAAGCTaagataaaactaattaatgaaaatattctttagatacatcaaatgttttttgcaaaaaaccgTGCGAAACATTTTTCGAAAAAGATGCACCACATAGTTTGGCTAAACGGCGCTTACTCTTTAGTATACTAAAATCAGTAGCAGCTATCAGGTGCAAACAAGTTCCAAAATTGAATCGATTTGTTTTGACATACGTGGATGCATTTGCTGGTAAAGGGTACTTTGGTAAAAGGATACTTCCAAAACCCAGTGATGATATTTGTCAATGGGGAACTCCTTTAATTGCATTAAATGCATTTATGCAAGAAATCGATGCGCAACTAAAAAAGCAAGTTAGCATTGAATATAAAGAAGAAGCAAcgttaaaaaacaaacacatatataaCGATACATTAGAAGAAGTCTTATGTTTCCGCTTCATATTTAATGATATTGAGAACATCACAGAACTCAAGGAATTTATAACTGAATATCTTAAGACTAAAGCAGATTGGAAACTGATATGTACCGAtgatatgtttatttatttaagtaaacaaAGTAATGATCAATTTGCTCGAACAATAGAGATCGAGTTTTCTAGTTTAAAATTCGAAAAAATGGAACATAAATTGGAAAGTATTGAGGggtcagcatttttttttctcgaTCCTTTTGGAATAAAACTGCCTTTAAAAATCGTAAAGAAACTTATAAGAGAAGGAAGAGATATAATTATCAATTTGAATGTACAGTATGCAGCTcggtaaacaaaaaatacattttgcatatatatatatatatatatatatatatatatatatatatatatatatatatatatacatatatatatatatatatatatatatatatatatatatatatatatatatatatatatatataatatatatatatatatatatatatatatatatatatatatatgcacattattacatttatatgaTGATGCTTAATGCAAGGATACGAACTTGGGaataaaaaaccctaaaaatttGACTTCAGCAGCTCTTAACGTGGAagcaatagttttataaaatttttactttaagatttttttagtgGTTTGTATTCAAGGATAACATTCAAGTTTCATGCTTTAAtctctatattttcaaaaaatattattataacatgtttttaagCCTTTGTATATGAAATGGTATTTTATCATTGCAGGGTCGTAATAACTGAAAAGCAAGAGATTTTACCTGAAATTTGAAATTACTGATGAATATAAGTTTAGctgaatataattaaaaatattttacatattgcTGATACCACGGTAAAGgctaacaaaacaaaagttttcggcattttttgttcccaagctccgattgttgcaatttttagcaaagcatccttatttgacttTAGCATTAACTTActaaagtttggagtttgctctaAATCTGAAGattagttttaaatactttagttCTTATAAGTTAGCTTTTAAGTTACTTcatctatttaatttattttttagagctattaaaaacagaaaaatggTAAAACTTTGGAAGGAAGTTTTTGGTTCTAAACTTAAAAAGGAATCAATTTCTAACgaaacatcaaaaaagttttgtgaAATTGCTAACTACTATTGTAAATTGCTTAAAGGTAAGAACAAGCCAACGAGACTTTTTACAACTAAGTTTGTACTTAGAAAAGGAAAGCTTCGTCCAGATAATGCAGAACTATTCAACCTAGTAATTGCAACTACTAGCCTACTAGTGttgcaaaaaattaagttttcaaTTCAACGGCATAATCAAACAAAAGGTGAATGTTCTTTCTCTGATTACTTCAGCATAAATGGAATATCAATACCTGAAGGTAGAAAAACAGATGATTCGTATGAAGCCAACGttatatacaaaatgttttcCAATAAAGGTTCAGTTACacttggaaaattaaaaaaacttatcattgAAAAAACACCTTTTCCGTATCATACAAAAGCGTTACGAAAACTTGAAAAAGATGATTCCATAGCTGTAACTCCACTTGATTATTTAGATGGAAAagttttaagagaaaaaaaaagtttgtgcaACGAAGTAAGTCACAATATATATGATACTGGCTTGAAATACGGTAACTTCTggattattaaatttaaaccaaGGTATAACtggaaaagtttgaaatatgAAGCAACAAAACCAAATTGACAATtactaaacttatttattctaAGTTACTAGATACTTTTTACTTCTCAGATAGatacatcatttttaattttaattttcttttgtttacaaaacttgctttaaaaatttaataaaaataaaatgttgaaaaagtaaagtacttttaaatacaaataatatttgattaataaaaagtaaaaacattgttaatagtaattttgttgttgttgtgtttAACTTCCTTTTCATATTATCTGCAATtcatatataacaattaaaaaataatcaaaatgtttaatgttggttgtattttatttctaacatttttacTCGTTtagttttttactctttttatttcaaacgttaaaaactttataacaacGTTGCTAGCAGAAGCACAGCATTTGACTCCAATGTAAGCACATACTGTACaacttaaattcaaaaaaaagaagaagtgaGAATCAACATGTTTTGTTCCTAATTGCTTTagcattttattaatatataaaattttgtctttttatgtattttccaataaagaaaaaatatggcTTCACATAATACTTTGACGTGACTTTCAACTGAATATAACTCAGAGTATGTTCTAAACAATTCAAGGTTGGcaataaaacttaacaaaatacCAGCTTTAGTCAATGGCGGCGCAAATGGGGAGTGTAACACCcctaataaatgaattttacgTTTATTTAGTTGGCAAATGCAGACCTTTTAGTGAATTTAGTTGGTATATGTAGAACTTTTTGACCAGTTAGTCGGCAAATATTGATCTTTAAGACTAGTGAGTtggaaaattttaatgaaaaggaCATTTTGTTTAGTTGGCAAACATGTTTGTGGCACCCCCGGCCTttcacacacactcacacacacacacacacaccttcTCTTCCAATCATGCCGGCCCTGGCTATAGTACCCACAACTATTAAATCAGTTGTGGAAAAAGTGATCAAAGTTTTTGAGTTCAAGTTCTTGAACTCAAAAATATAAACCAAAAGTGTTTTATGTAAATTAGTTCTTTGCAAAAGActgttatagaaaaataatagctttattgtaaatttatataaacgcTACACTCTtcaagttttttacaaatcataaaaactatttttattgatgtttttatagaaattaatcAGCTCTATTTTCAGCTATATGTTTGTAGGATTTCTCAGCATTCAGTCTGAAATAGGTTACAAAGAAaggttgctttttattttaacaagagTTGTCAGTATTTCCgcaaaaatttaacagttttcCTATTTCACcctaatattgcttttttttttctggaaacTTGTAATATAACGAGACTTAAAATATCATAGTTAACGTAAAGTGAATGTTCTGTAATTTCTGGCAATTTTAACAACTTGCTGATGCAATAATTTTGTATAGTTTCAACTTGACTCTGCTTTGTCTAcgttgaaaaatgtttttaatcttttttttacattttcgggCCTATTTTCATCATGGTTTACTGCAATAGGTTATGTTATAGATAAACTAAAATGTTCCCAGTTGTATGGGCATGAGTCATACTTGAAAGGAAAATAAGTTTCACAGATCTATGAAATGTTCCTGCAGCTTTATAGAAATCCAAAATACGTTTCTGGTTTCCATCTCTATATACCTTATTCTCCCTATTCCCCCCGGTTTACTGTAGTAAGAAGAGATAAAGTCTTTTGATATTGTATGAACTGTTACAATAGAACCACCTAACGAACTTAAAGTTATAGGTGGGCTACCCAGTAAACATGACCGTGTTGCGTTAAGCCGCCGCCGGCATGCCGATGTAAAAGCTAATGAAACTTCACGCCGTTGCAAAAGCGTTAAGGGTCCGCTTTGCCAATTTTTGTTGGCCTGCCGCTGCTGGCTGAAATGCAGCAAAACACTTAGTTGccatagcattttttaaatagcttgcCAGCACCGCTAAGTACATAAAAGCCGCAACTTGCATACACCGTGGTTCAAAACAAACGCcgtggtttaaaaaaatcaccgTGGTACAAAACAAGCCTTTATAAGCTTCGATATACAATGATCTTTTTAAGGTTTCTAcaatttatagtataaattcACTGGAAAATAAAGTAActgttttataacaaatttttattgttataaattagcggataatagattttaaatgttttaaaagtattaatcaaTACAAATTcttactatattatatttaaaataaataataaaattcattattttgtGGTAGTTAGAAACATGTGATCATTGtggcataaatttaaaatgtttatttcaaataaagtattttaatatatattggtgttttatttatttaaataataactaaaaatgatACAATAAAGTTCACCATGATATTacttaatgaaaacaataacttatatatatatatatatatatatatatatatatatatataatatatatatatatatatatatatatatatatattatatatatatatatatttacaaatatatatatatatatagtatatatataatatatatatatatatatatatatatatagatacatatatatagatatatatatatatatatatatatatatatatatatatatatatgtagatatatatatatagtatattgtatatgtatatgtatgtatgttatatatatatatatatacatatatattatatatatatatattatatatatatctatatatatatatacatatatatatatatatatatatatatatatatatatatatatatatatatatatgtatatttatttatatacatatatatatatatatatgtatatatatatatatatatatatatatatatatatatatatatatatatatatatttatgtatatatatatatataaatatataaatatatataaatatatatatatatacatacatatatatacatatacgtatatatatatatatattatatatatatatatatatatatcatatatataaatgtatatatatatataatatatatatatttatatatatatatatatatatatatatatatatatatatatatataaatatacatacataaacatattttattacttttataattactattattgttgttattattactattattattattgttattattattgttactattaaaactattgtaaaaacgatttacggaaaataaaaagcttgtttttgttgtgttgttgttgttcgtcaaggtttgttaccacattaaaaaaaaaaaaattagcaaaataaacatttttcttttgaaaaagtataatattttaagcAATGCGATAAAATCATACTCATAAAATCTCCTGAAAAACACAGAAACTTAATGGGAAGAATACGGATATATGTTTACATTATTGTATTGTCGTATTTGATAGCAACatcaatgttatataaaaatatcagtatcaaattaaaaagcaaactaCTAGTAGTTATATAAACTAGCCTCTCAGCACAAATGCAAAGATATtacattagtaaaaaaagatttatgttcAATTTAAATTCTGATCATCAAAACAAAGACATTCTTTGATGAAGTCTTAATTCTATTATTGAATTGTAATTTAGTTTAAGATTGCGTTGAAGAGATTTTTATTACCCCTCCCCCCTCCCTCTCTGGTGTCTAGTGGTAAAAAAACTTTCCAATCTCTAAATATATCTCTAATATATTTACACTTCATTACGTTACGATTCTGTTACTAAATATAATGCAacgtataatatataaacataacattatataacgtaatttaacaaattatgtttcttatcaaaaaaaactcagcgtttctttaaaagtaaaaataaagcaattgtttctttaaatataatcaTGTTATTGTAAAggaaacttttaaaacactaTGAAGTTTTATTGGTAAATGATATATCATACCAATAAAACTTCACAGTGATacatcaagttttatttaatatttctttgttttagtgATATCAGTGGCGGATCCAGGTCCTTGTCCTAAGGGGGTAATTTGACCAACAATATAAAATTcgctttttttcttcttcagaTAAACcactttttatttgattatttagaataaattgcttataaatatactgaaaaaagttgcttataaatatattgaatgtatctgtatataaatatcttgaaaaaatcaagcgttgaaaataattatttagtctGTTATAAGGGACAGATTCATATCCTCAAAGGCCCTAGTCAGGAAAATTTGTGGGGCCCTAAACACTTCTAAatactacaattttttttcaacgatAACTCATATAAAGACTGAGCCCGCTAAAATCATGGAACACAGGCTGCAGTCTTGTCTGCCTATAGGTAAATCTGGCCCTGTCTGTAATGtgcaacaaaataatatctttagtatattctttttattattaaagacttttataaatttaacaaacaacaatataaaattgagCTTTCTAGTTTTCGAAGATGCAAAACTATCAATAATCTTTTCGACATTTATGATACAATCTCTATGGATATGCATCATAGCTAATCCATTTTTTCGTTCTTGTCCTATATTGGATCTTAACCAAGttttatgtctttttaaaaCCGAGAAACTCCGTTCTCCCGTAGCAGCGCTAACAGAAAGGGTGCAAAACTGttacaaaatacatttaattaaagGGAAGACATTACCATCACATTGCATGTGTGCTTCCAATACACATTCAGGTTGGTCTTGTTGCTTTTTGATTGCGTCTTTCCATTTTAGTTCCCAAAATTCGAATTCTGAAGAAACTTTCATTTGTTAGACATTCTCAACAACAGTGTGCATGTTGGGCAGCCCTTTCATAAAAGTCAGTATATTAGTTATGGATGCTGTTTACTCtgtctttgttttatttaacaaatttcttgaTATTGCTACATTTAATTCAAAAGAGTTAAAGGTTTCATCAGAAAATCTGAACTGTAAATCTAGAAGTATGCTATCAAGTAACGGTAAATAAACATTGACTCTATAGTAAGTTAGAGGATCATTGGTATTGGGGTTTGCGCGATTAGTTTGTTTTCCTGTAAATCGTGGAATCTTGATTTTGAAACCTAAGTCTTCTAGTAACTTTGATGCAGTCATAAATATagcataaaagttttatttattctgACGTCTTTCACTTAATATCTTCAATGTTTGTCTAAGAATAGTTTTAGAATATCCATCACCTATAGAAGTTATTccacaaattaaaattaaattaattaaaaataaatttactattaaaaccaaacctacatattatttttcgtaagtttttaaaaacagttttagaaatttttcaaaatagaacGATagtaattttacagttttttattgttatctaattataaaataaaatgaattaatgatgataacaataaaatgtttcaaaactttCTTCGATATCGTAAAAACGATAAAAatgcaacaattttttgtaatgcTATGAAATAGGTTTAGTTTTGCTTTAGTTTAAgcttttgttttactttaaaaaaagtaaatagttaGCTGCagagtagtttttttattttgttttttcttttacaaatatttccATAATATTTCGATGTTTGATATTTCTTATGTGAGTTAGTTACCCCCCCCCCCGTTCAACCCCCCCTACCTTTCCACCCCCCTCCCTCCCCACCACCTTACCCTTTGTATCCGCTACTGAGTGATATATCAtagttttaaatgataaatcAAGTTTTATCGATATATGATATATCATAGGTTACAACTTTAAATATCAGGCAACCAAAAAAGTTCGTGCGGTTTTGCAGAtccataaataaatacacataaaaatagttttaataaagtttattctgAAAATTTTTGTCTCCTTCAGCAAGAATAACTTTCTCCCATCCTGAAACAAGCTGGTAtattccatttttataaaagtcttgAGTTTGGTAgccaaaaaattgaattaatttattttccaGATCTTCTCTATTTCGAAACTGTTGATTCCTCATATGAATATCCAGGGCCAAAAATAGGTGACAGTCGCTTGGCGCAAGGTCTGGTGAATACGGAGGGTGAGGTAGAATCTCCCATTGTAACCGTGCTAGAGTTTCCCGCGTAATTGGTGAAGAGCAACCATAACTCTGACCAATTGGGCTGAGTATATCTCAGCAGTAATGGTTTGTCCACTTGGTGTCAACTCATAGTGAACGATACCTGCTGTAGTCCACCATACGCACTGTAAAACCTTTTGTTGGTGAATGCTTGGTTTAGGAGTCATCGGTACTGGATCGTTACTGGCTAGCCAATGGTATGTTCGTTTTTTGTTGCAGTGCATAATCCATTTTTTGTCGCACGTCAACACCCGGTCAAAAAAAGGCACTAAATTGTGGCAGGAAAGCAATGAAGAACAAATGGTTAAGCTGTGGCGTGTTTGTTTCACTCAAATCATAAGGTACCCATTTTCTCAACTTCCAACGTTTTCCAAGTTGAAGCAAATGTAAACGAATACTTTTATTACTCTCATTGAATTTTATGGCAAGGTCCTGACATGTTTGACTGGAGTCCTGCTCGATTGCCAGCTTGATATTTACGATGGATGGTCGACCAGATTTTAGTTAATCTTCAAGGTTTTCATTTccagaagaaaattttttaaaccacttTTGACCCGTCCGTTCTGCTTTGGTACCTTCCCCTAAAGCAGCGCATATCTTACGACAAGCTTCCGCAGCTTTGGTTCCAAGTTTGAACTCACAAAGTTAACAGGCGCGAATTATCGCATCTGACACAGCCATATTCCACTTAAgattcttaaatttaaaacgcACTAATAAAACTTATGAAACACACTGATTGATTCTGCTTAAAACAACCTttaatatatatgcaaaatcaTCCTCCCACTACAACCAGTTTTCTTAATACATTTCCTAGAAATAGGCAATTAGGATAAACCGCACGAACTCTTTTGGTTGCCTGATGCAATGTTTTTCTTTACGTATATCGGAGTCCGacgttttttgaaataaaacggCACAATTTTCAGTCTCTAAAGAAATGTCTTATATATctagaaactaaaaataaataataaaaaaagttgtctagGAAAAAAGTCGAGGGTACGCACCCCTGGCTTTGTTGCCCTGAAATcagaattaaagtttttttatatatataacttgcttataagcaaattttattgaaattatttccAGTTTCTACTacaaaatgttgaaattttttaaaaactctaactTAGACTTTAAATATTTAGCTACGGACTTACTAAATATTTAGTGGGGTAAGGAGAGagaatgttgataaaaaaaatatgccatACTCCGATTCCCCCCACCTCTAAGTTTTCATCACTTTGATTACTATTGTGAAGGAATTTTATTTGtaccattaaaaatattttcggtTGGATATTGATAATAACAATGTTCAAAAATCATTTACAAAGTTAACATATGGATCTAAATTGACTTCTAATCATGATGCATTTATCATGAAAGTCGGGATCTTCTGTTAAATGTGGAACTggactatatatatacaaagacTATTATTAGGACTATAGTTATTAGCTTTATAGCAGTTTCAAAGACATTAAaaagcaatgttttaaaatccGTTTTAATGTCTTTGAAActgctaataaaaatttaaaagtcagtTTGTGCTATACTTTTCAACAAGGGTTTCTATATTTCCTTagatttttttcgtttttatcagttttacttcttcaatatttttattctgattccaatttttttaaatatcattgttcctattaacttttttttattaaatgtgttaCTGCAGTTTACTCCATTATTTCtttgtcttaata encodes:
- the LOC136076833 gene encoding uncharacterized protein LOC136076833, translating into MKTQDTKLNHGSRKRKRVYENEKVGKQITDFFPGSKKQKKNQKKEENTSNVFCKKPCETFFEKDAPHSLAKRRLLFSILKSVAAIRCKQVPKLNRFVLTYVDAFAGKGYFGKRILPKPSDDICQWGTPLIALNAFMQEIDAQLKKQVSIEYKEEATLKNKHIYNDTLEEVLCFRFIFNDIENITELKEFITEYLKTKADWKLICTDDMFIYLSKQSNDQFARTIEIEFSSLKFEKMEHKLESIEGSAFFFLDPFGIKLPLKIVKKLIREGRDIIINLNVQYAARAIKNRKMVKLWKEVFGSKLKKESISNETSKKFCEIANYYCKLLKGKNKPTRLFTTKFVLRKGKLRPDNAELFNLVIATTSLLVLQKIKFSIQRHNQTKGECSFSDYFSINGISIPEGRKTDDSYEANVIYKMFSNKGSVTLGKLKKLIIEKTPFPYHTKALRKLEKDDSIAVTPLDYLDGKVLREKKSLCNEVSHNIYDTGLKYGNFWIIKFKPRYNWKSLKYEATKPN